In Nocardioides sp. JS614, the sequence CGTGAGCGCGACGTCGCGGCTGGTGAAGTCGTCCTGCGAGTAGTAGTTGAGCGAGTTGCTGATCGCCCACCAACGACTGTCGCTGCAGTGCACGTCCCAGATGTCGTGCAGCACCGAGCCGACCCGCTCGACCGCGACCTTCTCCAAATGCACCACGGGGTCGTCGGCCATCTGGGCCGCGAAGTAGTCGAGGACCTGTTCTCGCTCGAGGTCGGACGCCTTCACCGTTGTCCTCCCCGGTCATCGGCAACCACCCCGCCAGTCTGACAGGGCCTTGAGCTGCCCATCCGGCCGCTGGTCATGAATGTCTACCAGTCCGGTGTGGAAAGTCGGCATTCGCCGGTTGGAAGAGTCCGCTGCATCTCGACAACTAGGCCCCGCACCACCCTGGTCAAGAAGTTTCTGCACCTTTCGGGGGGACGTCCTCTGACGCGAAGATTCACCCCAGCGGGTGGGCCTTCGCGTCAGAGGTCTTCAGCTCGCGTGGTCGAGGGTGACGCGGTAGCCCATGGCTTCGAGCTGGCTGATGGCTCGCATCTTGGTGCGGTCGGGGTGGAGGCGGTTGAAGAACTCGCCTCCAGGGTCGTCGTAGAGGGTGCCGGTGGTGCCCATGTGCCAGATCGCGATGAGCATGGAGTGCTGGATCGCGACGTTGGCCTTCAGCGGGCCGCGCCGGCTGGCGATCCGCCGGTAGCGCGCGCCGAGGTAGGTGGTCCGGTTCTGTGAGCACGCCATCGCGGCCGCCCCGAGTGCGCCCTGCAGGTAGGGGTTCCCGGGCCTGGTCCGTGAGGACTTCACCTTCCCGGCGGACTCGTTGCTGCCGGGTGTGGTCCCGGCCCAAGAGGCGAGGTGCTTGGCAGTGGGGAACCGGGTCATGTCCGCGCCGGTCTCGGCGGTGATGATGTCGGCGGTGATCGTGGAGATTCCCGGGATCGTGCAGATCAGGTCGTGGAAGCCCTGAAACGGCTCGATCACCACCTCGATCCGCTCAGTCAACTGCTCGACGGCGGCGGTGTGTCGGTCGATGAGATCCAGGTGGACCCGGGCGAGGAACGCGTGGTGTTCGGTGAACCGGCCAGCGAGCGCTTCGGTCAGTTCAGGGATCTTGGACCGCAGTCGACGCCTGGCCAGGTCGGCAAGCCCGGCGGGATCGCGGTCGCCGGCGATCAGCGCTTCGAGCATGGCCCGTCCTGAGACGCCCATGATGTCGGAGGCGACCGCGGACAGCTTGATCCCGGCGTCCTCCAGCAGCTTCTCCAGCCGTTGGACCTCCCGGCCACGTTCGCGGGTGATCGCGGTCCGTGCCCGGGTCAGGTCCCGCAGTTGCCGGATCGGTTCGGGTGGCACGAACGAGGCCCGGACCAGGCCGTGCGCACCGAGCTGGGCCAGCCAGGTCGCGTCGGCGACGTCGCTCTTGCGTCCCGGCAGGGTCTTGACATGGCGGGCGTTGACCAGCATCACCTCGACACCGGGCAGGTCTTCGAGCAGGTAGTAGAACGGCTTCCAGTAGTCACCGGTTGCCTCCATCACCACACACGTGACCTGCTCGGCGATCAGATGCTCGCGCAGCGCCAGGATCTGGCCGGTCATTGAGGTCCAGGTCGTGACCGTTTCCACGGTCTTGCGCCGACCTGCTCCCGCATGTCGGACGCAGACCTTGGCGTCCTTCTTCGACACGTCCATGCCCGCACACCGGACGTGGATCACTTCCATGGCCATCTCCTCCTCGCGATCGGATCCAGGCGTCCGTCGTGAGGAGGGCAGGGAGATTCGAAAGTCTGACGCTCGGGCTCGCTGGCACCAATCCACGGTTCCCGTGGAAGCCCTCCACCACCATGCTGACCTACAGGCTCGCAAGCACCACAGAGTATCCGGGGTCGACCACGACGAACCCCTCAGCATCCGCCCCTTCGCCCGCGGACTGCAACGCGCAAGCCGTGCCGAATCTTCGCGCACCACGGTGCGCCAAGGAACGAAGGCGCCGCGTTGCTGACCTGCGGAAACGCGCGTCCCCCCTCTGCGTCCCCCCTCCAATTCGGGGGTTTGGGGGGACGGATGCGGGGACGCCCGCTCGCGACCTTTCTGCCGTGCACAGCCACGGACGAAAGGGGAGCGAGTGCGATGAGTGTGGGTGACCAGCTCGGCCTCGACGACAACAGCGAACTGCTCGACCAGGCCCGCCAGAAGTGGCTGGCTTGGGTGGCCGTGGATCCACGGCTTGGAGTCGTCGAGGAGTTCGACGACCTCCGGGCCTGGCTGCCCTCGGTGGACAGCGCAGCCTCTGACGAGGTCCTCCTGGCGCTGGCCATGCTGGCGGCCCCCGATGGCGGCGACGACATCGCCGCTGCGGCCGCGCTCGCCAAGTGCCTGCTGCCCGGCGCGTGCCGGCTCGCCGGCTGGCTGAGCACTCTCCCTCCCCGCGAGGTCTTCCGCGACAGCCAACCCGTCGCGGCCGGCTCCTGGTCGGCCGTCGAGCGGATCGACGAGCTGGTGGCCTCCCAGCTGTGGATCGAGGTTCGGACCTTCAAGTGGCGCCGGCTGCGCAAGGTCGCCGCGAACATCCTGATCAACACCCGCGTCGGCGTCCTCCGCGAGGTCGGGGATTTCTTCTACGTCACCCGGGCCGACCGCACATGGGCGAACACCACCCTCGTGGAGTCCTTCTCGTCCGGAGATTTGGCCGACCTCGACGCAGGAGCGTGGAGCGCCGCCGCGATCCCGACCGAACGGGTTGCCGGCGCCTTGTTCCGCCGTCCCGAGATCCTCGCCGACGCCGGTCCGGAGCAGGAGGAGCCGTCGGCCACCGAGGAGCTGCTGGAGCTGCTGGCGTGGGCCTGCGAGAACCACGTGATCAGCCCGGCCGACCGCCACCTGCTGCTTTGCCTGGTCGACGAGGCCGACCGGGTCGAGACCCGCAACCTCGCTCGCGGCTACGGCGGTCTGCTGAGCAACGAGGTGTCCAGCCGGGTCGCGCCGCGGGTCGGGGTGTCCGAGGCAACCGTCCGTCGCCACGGCTCCCGCAGCATGCGCGCCCTCGCCGCGGCCGCGCCGGGGAAGTTCGGCCATGACGAATGAGCGCAACCGTGATCGCTCGTACCGCCCCACGACACATAGGCGACTGGAGGTGGTGAAGCCCATGACAAACACCCAAGACGACGGCGAGAGCCGTACGCCGGAGCAGATCGCCGAGCTGTTCGCGATCGCCGGCCGCGAGACCGAGGCGATCGAGCAGCTCACTGGTTGCGTCGCCCATCTGCACGAGGTCCAGGCCGCCAAGGCACAGCTGGCAAGCCTGACCCCGGCTGAGGTCCGCGCCGCGCTTGAGTTCCGCCGCGGCGGCATCGGGGAGGCTCAGTGAGCACCCAGACCTCAAGCCGCCCGGTCGGGGTCGACGAGCTCAAGCGGGCCTGGGACGCCGTGAACGCCGGCGAGTTCCGCACCGGCGTCGGCGCCGGCAAGGGACCCCGCGGCCGCAGCATCGCCGCCGCGGACGACTGGTCGCCAGCCGCGG encodes:
- a CDS encoding IS110 family transposase, with the translated sequence MEVIHVRCAGMDVSKKDAKVCVRHAGAGRRKTVETVTTWTSMTGQILALREHLIAEQVTCVVMEATGDYWKPFYYLLEDLPGVEVMLVNARHVKTLPGRKSDVADATWLAQLGAHGLVRASFVPPEPIRQLRDLTRARTAITRERGREVQRLEKLLEDAGIKLSAVASDIMGVSGRAMLEALIAGDRDPAGLADLARRRLRSKIPELTEALAGRFTEHHAFLARVHLDLIDRHTAAVEQLTERIEVVIEPFQGFHDLICTIPGISTITADIITAETGADMTRFPTAKHLASWAGTTPGSNESAGKVKSSRTRPGNPYLQGALGAAAMACSQNRTTYLGARYRRIASRRGPLKANVAIQHSMLIAIWHMGTTGTLYDDPGGEFFNRLHPDRTKMRAISQLEAMGYRVTLDHAS